The Kozakia baliensis genome includes a region encoding these proteins:
- a CDS encoding HWE histidine kinase domain-containing protein, which produces MVDFGQANLTSCDREPIHIPGSIQPHGCLLACSAKEFLLLRLSANAASMLDLPELRPEAPLAQFLGPELTHELRNASTASLTRRHPTFLFGIRLPSGKFFDIAVHVSGDEVVLEFEPAEAPGATDRLIAQLHMMIERARNITDLQKLFDTVARLLRGVLHYDRVMVYRFDHDWSGKIVAEARAPALESFLGQHFPAGDIPAQARELYRRSPIRMIGDVSYTPVPLLGLPGLLPLDMSLAQLRSVSPIHCEYLTNMGVGASMSISLIVDDELWGMVACHNYSPRTLTLSERAVVHMFGEFIALQIVVLLRTTRLQVAERTHALLENVLRDAATMSDMPSYLRDRIADLMPLIQCDGVAIWIGNEWTAHGITPPSSAAPEIVALAQQLAGTQIWHSSHLADQFDWAKPSVSTVAGMMVIPVSPQPGNYVFLFRREIIQTINWGGDPKKTYTTGPHGARLTPRQSFQIWKEQVHERCLSWSSNDVEAAAMLRSTMIEVMGVYHQQQLTERAEADVRQRMLNEELNHRVKNILAVVQSLISRPVPKGRALEEYVNVLRGRINALASAHDQVARTDGGGMLRTLLEAELEPYRHQPSVIHIEGADIWLTGRALSVAALVFHELATNAVKYGCLSTQNGHLTIKWHFDAETKSWVVIWQETGGPPVKAPSGNGFGSVLLERAFPHELGGTAKREFRPDGLFIRLTIPEHYAALIPQENIPQTDPVEVEEKKNGSEEILRRANILLVEDQLLVAMETEQALQEHGAERVRTVASVYEALQAVRASRPDIALLDFNLGGETSEEVARTLRERGIPFVFATGYADKTMIPSEFRDIPVLRKPYSMSSVIRELESNIFPSN; this is translated from the coding sequence TTGGTTGATTTCGGACAGGCCAATCTGACAAGCTGCGATCGGGAGCCGATCCATATTCCTGGCAGCATCCAACCGCATGGTTGTTTGCTGGCATGTTCGGCGAAAGAGTTTCTTCTCCTTCGTCTCTCCGCCAACGCAGCGAGCATGCTCGATCTTCCCGAACTGCGCCCAGAAGCCCCTTTGGCGCAGTTCCTGGGACCTGAACTGACGCACGAGCTGCGCAATGCCTCGACTGCCAGCCTAACGCGCCGCCACCCGACTTTTCTTTTCGGCATCCGTCTGCCTTCGGGAAAATTCTTCGACATCGCGGTGCATGTTTCCGGCGATGAAGTCGTTCTGGAATTCGAACCGGCAGAAGCACCCGGCGCGACAGATCGGCTAATCGCGCAATTGCATATGATGATCGAGCGCGCACGCAACATCACGGATTTGCAGAAGCTTTTCGATACCGTGGCGCGTCTGCTGCGCGGCGTGCTGCATTACGACCGAGTGATGGTCTATCGTTTCGATCATGACTGGTCCGGCAAGATCGTCGCGGAAGCGCGCGCGCCTGCGCTGGAAAGCTTTCTCGGTCAGCATTTCCCGGCTGGGGATATTCCGGCCCAGGCGCGGGAGCTTTACCGCCGCTCGCCGATCCGCATGATCGGGGACGTCTCCTACACGCCCGTTCCGTTGCTAGGATTGCCCGGCTTGCTGCCTTTGGACATGTCTCTGGCGCAGCTTCGCAGCGTTTCGCCCATCCACTGCGAATATCTGACGAACATGGGTGTCGGCGCTTCCATGTCGATCTCGCTGATCGTCGATGACGAATTATGGGGCATGGTGGCCTGCCACAATTACTCGCCCCGCACCCTGACGCTAAGCGAACGTGCCGTGGTGCATATGTTCGGCGAATTCATTGCGTTGCAGATCGTCGTCTTGCTCCGCACGACGCGCTTGCAGGTCGCCGAGCGTACGCATGCATTGCTCGAAAACGTTCTGCGCGATGCGGCGACGATGTCGGACATGCCATCTTACCTGCGTGATCGGATCGCTGATCTGATGCCGCTGATCCAGTGCGATGGCGTCGCCATCTGGATCGGCAATGAATGGACGGCGCACGGCATCACGCCACCCTCCTCCGCCGCGCCGGAGATTGTCGCCCTCGCTCAACAACTCGCAGGCACGCAGATTTGGCATTCCAGCCATCTGGCGGATCAGTTCGACTGGGCCAAGCCTTCGGTCTCAACCGTGGCTGGCATGATGGTGATCCCTGTTTCACCGCAACCGGGAAATTACGTGTTTCTTTTCCGGCGCGAGATTATCCAAACCATCAATTGGGGCGGTGATCCGAAAAAGACGTATACGACTGGCCCGCATGGCGCACGGCTCACACCGCGACAGAGCTTCCAGATTTGGAAAGAACAAGTCCACGAACGTTGCCTTTCCTGGAGCAGCAACGATGTGGAAGCGGCAGCGATGTTGCGCTCGACCATGATCGAAGTCATGGGTGTGTATCATCAGCAGCAATTGACCGAACGCGCGGAAGCCGATGTGCGCCAGCGCATGTTGAACGAAGAACTAAACCATCGCGTGAAAAATATTCTCGCCGTGGTGCAGTCTTTGATCTCGCGTCCTGTTCCCAAAGGCCGCGCGCTGGAAGAATACGTCAACGTGCTGCGTGGCCGGATCAACGCCCTGGCCAGCGCGCACGATCAAGTCGCCAGAACCGATGGCGGCGGCATGTTGCGCACGCTTTTGGAGGCGGAGTTGGAGCCTTATCGGCATCAACCCTCCGTTATCCACATCGAGGGGGCGGATATCTGGCTCACGGGTCGTGCGCTTTCGGTCGCAGCGCTGGTTTTTCATGAATTGGCGACGAACGCCGTTAAATATGGCTGTCTTTCCACGCAAAACGGCCACTTGACGATCAAATGGCATTTCGACGCGGAAACGAAAAGCTGGGTTGTTATTTGGCAGGAAACGGGCGGGCCGCCCGTCAAAGCGCCGAGCGGGAACGGGTTCGGCTCCGTTCTGCTGGAACGCGCTTTCCCGCATGAACTTGGCGGCACGGCCAAGCGCGAATTCCGCCCGGACGGATTGTTTATTCGCCTAACAATCCCCGAGCATTACGCAGCGCTGATTCCTCAGGAAAATATCCCGCAGACAGATCCGGTCGAGGTGGAGGAGAAGAAAAACGGCTCGGAAGAAATTTTGCGTCGTGCGAATATCCTGCTGGTCGAGGATCAGCTTTTGGTAGCGATGGAAACGGAGCAAGCGCTTCAGGAACATGGCGCAGAGCGTGTGCGCACGGTGGCGTCCGTTTATGAAGCGCTGCAAGCCGTTCGTGCCAGTCGCCCCGATATCGCCTTGCTGGATTTCAATTTGGGCGGAGAAACGTCCGAAGAAGTCGCCCGCACATTGCGGGAACGCGGCATCCCGTTCGTTTTCGCGACCGGTTATGCCGACAAGACGATGATCCCTTCGGAATTTCGCGATATTCCCGTATTGCGGAAACCTTATTCGATGAGTTCGGTCATTCGCGAATTGGAGAGCAATATTTTTCCCAGCAATTGA
- a CDS encoding LolA-related protein → MKKFRFLLLVLAFPCAVQAADLPDEIIFHLGQVAERHQHFHETRTLKALTAPIQSEGELIYRHPGYLAKITHTPRPEQLIVSGEQVSMMRGNRPAHQVPIDANPALRLMIDTLRAPLDGDMPALKRHYTLSATGDLSHWNLVLTPADAQSAKIVHGVTLEGQNNAISTVTVTQANGDFSKTIIDP, encoded by the coding sequence ATGAAAAAATTCCGCTTTCTTCTTCTCGTTCTGGCATTTCCCTGCGCCGTACAGGCCGCGGATTTGCCTGACGAGATCATTTTTCATCTAGGACAAGTCGCGGAACGCCATCAGCATTTTCATGAAACCCGCACCTTGAAAGCATTGACGGCCCCGATCCAGAGCGAAGGCGAACTTATCTATCGCCATCCCGGTTATCTGGCGAAAATCACACATACTCCGCGCCCGGAGCAACTGATCGTCTCGGGCGAACAGGTCAGTATGATGCGCGGTAACCGCCCCGCGCATCAGGTGCCGATCGACGCCAACCCCGCTTTGCGCCTCATGATCGATACGCTGCGCGCCCCGCTGGATGGGGACATGCCCGCGTTGAAACGGCATTATACGCTCTCCGCGACCGGCGATCTTTCGCACTGGAACTTGGTGCTGACGCCCGCCGATGCGCAATCCGCCAAGATCGTGCATGGCGTCACGCTGGAGGGCCAGAACAACGCTATTTCCACTGTCACGGTGACACAAGCCAACGGCGATTTCTCCAAGACGATTATCGATCCTTGA
- a CDS encoding COG4648 family protein, translated as MLPYRRHPAKRAFAARWGVGLFAVGWMLPRIWPSAPYAAAGMALFQIAGLGLLSALPPWLYVPVAALLAVAATHAPALSRIIDAAALYTAALLTPLAIFATSLRAGREPIITHVARQVHGVLRPDVARYTRALTWFWCVFFVVALVSPALLWWQAPAGWWRTPMNGGVLLAVAIVFIVEYGVRRMVIRNFHHVGLIESVQAFRRHSG; from the coding sequence ATGCTACCATACCGACGCCACCCGGCCAAGCGCGCTTTCGCCGCGCGGTGGGGTGTCGGGCTGTTTGCGGTCGGATGGATGTTGCCGCGGATATGGCCTTCCGCGCCCTATGCCGCAGCCGGAATGGCCCTGTTCCAAATCGCTGGGCTGGGCCTTTTGAGCGCGCTGCCGCCCTGGCTCTATGTGCCGGTCGCAGCGCTGTTGGCGGTTGCGGCCACGCACGCTCCCGCCTTGAGCCGTATCATCGATGCCGCGGCTCTTTATACGGCGGCGCTGCTGACGCCACTGGCCATTTTCGCCACTTCGCTCAGAGCGGGCCGGGAACCGATCATCACACATGTCGCCCGCCAAGTGCACGGCGTTCTGCGCCCGGATGTTGCGCGTTATACGCGGGCGCTGACATGGTTTTGGTGTGTCTTCTTCGTCGTGGCGCTCGTCTCCCCGGCGCTGCTTTGGTGGCAAGCGCCCGCGGGCTGGTGGCGTACGCCGATGAATGGCGGCGTTCTCCTTGCCGTGGCCATCGTGTTTATCGTGGAATATGGCGTGCGGCGTATGGTCATCCGCAATTTCCATCACGTGGGGCTCATCGAGTCCGTTCAAGCTTTCCGACGACACAGCGGTTGA
- a CDS encoding biliverdin-producing heme oxygenase, protein MSSDSRRFLLRRRTHSNHKQLDHLIGPLDSLIAYRRYLRGVGAFRLAAEAAVQRNIWPDFLSDWRPTLVASFILSDMEDLHETLPLVPSIGAVCSSSALMGLLYVMEGASLGAKMLAVQAETFGLTCDFGARHLNAQISSPQNWRIFLNHLESMPEFDIEEATSSATMMFDHAVASVARLDNARESRFG, encoded by the coding sequence ATGTCCTCTGATTCACGCCGCTTTCTGCTTCGACGCCGCACGCATTCAAACCATAAACAACTCGACCATCTGATCGGCCCGCTTGATTCCCTTATCGCCTATCGTCGCTACCTGCGCGGGGTCGGTGCTTTTCGTCTTGCGGCGGAAGCCGCCGTGCAGCGCAATATCTGGCCTGATTTTCTTTCGGATTGGCGTCCAACTCTTGTAGCTTCCTTCATTCTTTCCGATATGGAGGACCTTCACGAGACGCTGCCCTTGGTCCCATCCATCGGGGCGGTCTGCTCAAGTTCCGCACTGATGGGATTGCTTTACGTGATGGAAGGCGCTTCGCTCGGTGCGAAGATGCTCGCGGTTCAGGCTGAAACGTTCGGTTTGACGTGTGATTTTGGAGCTAGACACCTGAACGCGCAGATTTCATCGCCCCAGAACTGGCGCATATTCCTCAACCATCTCGAGTCCATGCCTGAATTTGATATTGAGGAAGCCACATCTTCCGCAACGATGATGTTTGATCACGCCGTCGCTTCCGTCGCGCGTCTCGATAACGCGCGGGAGAGCCGGTTTGGTTGA
- a CDS encoding ubiquinone/menaquinone biosynthesis methyltransferase, translating to MSRRSAPPHPVLSAFYGEAEARPEFVRSIFDRTARHYDRINNVFSFGSGRWYRGQMLKQAGLKSGDQVLDVATGTGLVAREAARIAGMRNVIGLDMSAGMLAECRRHLPIGLVQADAQYLPLADGSIDFISMGYALRHVADLRATFTSFRRVLKPGGRLLILEISRAENRFAQAALRFYLGRIVPVFSGVAASTDSRTLMRYYWDTIAACVSPEEIMENMREAGLKNVRCETMFGIFRAYMANVP from the coding sequence ATGTCTCGCCGCTCGGCCCCGCCCCACCCCGTTCTTTCCGCATTCTATGGCGAAGCCGAAGCGCGGCCGGAGTTCGTGCGCTCCATTTTCGACCGCACGGCCCGGCATTACGACCGGATCAACAACGTTTTCTCCTTCGGTTCCGGGCGGTGGTATCGCGGGCAGATGCTCAAACAAGCCGGGTTGAAATCTGGAGATCAGGTTCTAGACGTCGCAACGGGAACTGGGTTGGTGGCGCGGGAAGCGGCGCGTATCGCCGGGATGCGGAACGTGATCGGGCTCGATATGAGCGCGGGCATGTTGGCCGAATGTCGCCGTCATCTCCCGATCGGACTCGTGCAGGCCGACGCTCAATACTTGCCGCTGGCCGATGGCAGCATCGATTTCATCAGCATGGGCTATGCGTTGCGGCATGTAGCGGATCTGCGCGCGACATTCACCTCGTTCCGCCGCGTTTTGAAACCGGGCGGCCGCTTGCTGATTCTGGAAATCAGCCGCGCGGAAAATCGTTTCGCGCAGGCTGCGCTGCGCTTTTATCTCGGCCGTATCGTGCCGGTCTTTTCGGGTGTGGCGGCCTCCACCGACAGCCGTACCCTGATGCGTTATTATTGGGATACGATCGCCGCTTGCGTCTCACCTGAGGAAATCATGGAGAACATGCGCGAAGCCGGGTTGAAGAATGTGCGCTGCGAGACGATGTTCGGTATTTTCCGTGCCTATATGGCAAATGTCCCGTAA
- a CDS encoding phosphopantetheine-binding protein: protein MNTHLSPALQTPLEHEIATHLVEALQLEMTSEEIDPQAPLFGEGLGLDSIDALEISLIASRHYGVQLRSDDEHNREIFHSLRSLSAYIAAHRQAA from the coding sequence GTGAATACGCATCTGTCACCGGCATTGCAAACGCCCCTCGAACATGAGATCGCTACCCATCTCGTCGAAGCGTTGCAGCTTGAAATGACATCTGAGGAGATTGACCCGCAAGCGCCTCTGTTCGGCGAAGGGCTGGGTCTGGACTCTATCGATGCGTTGGAAATTTCGCTGATCGCCAGCCGTCATTACGGTGTGCAACTGCGTTCGGACGATGAGCACAACCGCGAAATCTTCCATTCCCTGCGTTCTCTCAGCGCTTATATCGCCGCGCATCGACAAGCCGCCTGA
- a CDS encoding MMPL family transporter yields MKRRLGPLALALLLSATLAALVFSFVPLRMDMAGFLPAGRDNASRFLLHELQSGLGASIVLVGVENAPEAQLAQISRAMRAELVQKGDFSVVLNGQENDLRDVDLLKKYRYLLAPSAHTRDFSAQALSVDFADVLDALESSAEPLAQEVALRDPTGALLDTLHAMEPAQHAQSRHGVWFAPERPRALMMLRIRQPGMDLNAQKHIRDEVEAAFQRAHPGDARLLLTGPAIFATESAQTMRHDIELISACSTMLVLAVLLWRFRSLWVLAAIFVPFLLSLSIAMLSVRLVFGWVHGIAFGFGMTMLGISLDYPVLLIGHREAGEGPEIVLKRIGPSLRMAVLTATLGLTGMVFCGLPGLAQLGLFSAVGLLTAAGTTLWLMPRLVSSADLAPAVGGASLRLLRWEAWRNRRGWCALPVLLAATMLFLHPPSLERSAASLNPVPHSRFAMDQELRHELGAPETGYVMVVKGTDPENVLRHEEALLPKLEQLRQNGAIGPVQAAASWLPSAALQQARMEALPSLVELRSAIAQAQTGLPFRAEAFDPFIADVAASQALSPLRLENLANTALGLRLQTVLLMRDGAWCGLILPENIHDPAALSRTFTQEPGVMVLDLHNAVSHITARHTLLALRWMAVGIGLAVLLLAVGLRDARRLGRVLRAVAAVGVVLLAILMGRSGGISVVHVVALQFVLGVALDYALFFARPQVDAAERTRTLRTLLTCNTMTVLTFGLLATCHTPLLRDIGFTVATGAFLALIFSFMLSGPRTKLPL; encoded by the coding sequence TTGAAACGCAGATTAGGCCCGCTCGCGCTGGCGTTGCTGCTCTCCGCTACGCTGGCCGCCCTCGTATTCTCTTTTGTACCTTTACGGATGGATATGGCAGGGTTTCTCCCTGCCGGGCGGGATAATGCCTCGCGCTTTCTGCTGCATGAACTGCAGAGCGGCCTTGGCGCTTCCATCGTTCTGGTCGGCGTGGAAAACGCGCCCGAGGCGCAGCTTGCGCAAATCAGCCGTGCCATGCGGGCTGAGCTTGTGCAAAAAGGCGATTTCTCTGTTGTCCTGAACGGGCAGGAAAACGACCTGCGTGATGTCGATTTATTAAAGAAATATCGCTATCTCCTCGCGCCATCGGCACATACGCGCGATTTCAGCGCCCAAGCCCTTTCCGTCGATTTCGCGGATGTGCTCGATGCGCTCGAATCTTCCGCCGAACCTTTGGCGCAGGAAGTCGCATTGCGTGACCCGACCGGCGCGTTGCTGGACACGCTTCATGCCATGGAACCGGCGCAACATGCGCAATCGCGCCACGGCGTCTGGTTCGCGCCCGAACGTCCGCGCGCTTTGATGATGCTGCGAATCCGCCAGCCCGGGATGGATTTGAACGCGCAGAAACACATCCGCGATGAAGTCGAGGCGGCCTTCCAGCGCGCCCATCCTGGCGATGCGCGCCTTCTGCTGACGGGCCCTGCGATCTTCGCGACTGAATCCGCCCAGACCATGCGGCACGATATCGAACTGATTTCCGCTTGTTCGACCATGCTCGTGTTGGCGGTGCTGCTCTGGCGCTTCCGCTCGCTTTGGGTGCTGGCGGCTATCTTCGTGCCGTTCCTGCTGTCGCTCAGCATCGCCATGCTGAGCGTGCGGTTGGTTTTTGGCTGGGTGCACGGCATTGCGTTCGGCTTCGGCATGACCATGCTCGGCATTTCGCTCGATTATCCTGTCCTGCTCATCGGCCATCGCGAAGCTGGAGAGGGGCCGGAGATCGTGCTGAAACGCATCGGGCCGAGCCTACGCATGGCGGTGCTGACGGCGACGCTCGGCCTGACCGGCATGGTATTCTGCGGCTTGCCCGGCTTGGCGCAACTTGGCCTGTTCTCAGCGGTCGGATTGCTGACGGCGGCGGGAACCACGCTTTGGCTCATGCCACGTCTCGTCTCCTCCGCCGATCTTGCGCCAGCCGTCGGTGGTGCCTCTTTGCGCCTGCTGCGGTGGGAGGCATGGCGGAATCGGCGCGGGTGGTGCGCGCTGCCGGTGCTTTTGGCGGCGACGATGCTGTTCCTCCATCCTCCCTCCCTTGAGCGCAGCGCCGCGAGCCTCAACCCGGTTCCGCACTCACGTTTCGCTATGGATCAGGAGCTTCGCCACGAACTCGGCGCGCCGGAGACGGGGTATGTCATGGTCGTGAAAGGCACGGACCCAGAGAACGTATTACGCCATGAAGAGGCGCTATTGCCGAAATTGGAGCAACTCCGTCAAAACGGTGCCATCGGTCCCGTTCAGGCGGCCGCTTCGTGGCTACCGAGCGCTGCGTTGCAACAGGCCCGGATGGAGGCTTTACCGTCATTGGTGGAACTCCGAAGCGCGATTGCGCAAGCGCAAACGGGATTGCCTTTCCGGGCCGAAGCGTTCGATCCATTCATCGCCGATGTCGCCGCTTCGCAGGCACTTTCTCCCTTGCGTCTTGAAAACCTCGCTAACACAGCTTTGGGCCTGAGGCTTCAGACAGTCCTGCTCATGCGCGATGGTGCCTGGTGCGGCTTGATCTTACCTGAAAACATCCATGATCCGGCAGCTCTATCTCGAACTTTTACTCAAGAACCGGGCGTCATGGTGCTTGATCTGCACAACGCCGTCAGCCACATCACAGCCCGTCATACCCTTCTAGCGCTGCGCTGGATGGCAGTGGGCATCGGGTTGGCCGTTCTGCTTTTGGCGGTCGGGTTGCGTGACGCGCGCCGCTTGGGGCGGGTATTGAGAGCCGTGGCAGCGGTGGGAGTGGTGCTTTTGGCGATATTGATGGGGCGTAGCGGCGGAATATCGGTGGTGCATGTCGTGGCGCTGCAATTCGTGCTCGGTGTGGCGCTGGATTACGCTCTTTTCTTCGCCCGCCCACAGGTTGACGCGGCAGAACGCACACGGACCTTGCGCACATTGCTGACTTGCAACACCATGACGGTATTGACTTTCGGCTTGCTGGCCACTTGCCACACGCCTCTCTTGCGGGATATCGGCTTTACCGTGGCGACCGGCGCTTTTCTGGCCTTAATCTTCAGCTTCATGCTGTCTGGCCCCCGCACGAAGTTGCCTTTATGA
- a CDS encoding AMP-binding protein: MATHDLSLVADPSRVVFSTPDGLISGWGVLRAASRISHILPQRPVLNLCRNPYHFTVVMLAALLRGQYCLLSSDHTPTRLNALRQEYDATCVGMKGDFSSEVEGVLLAEPDTSGQEELPPPVLEAERLIAVVFTSGSTGIPVAHRKYWGPLVERSHAALALLDPALEAAIMIGTVPPYHMYGFETLVLQALHTRISTASDPHFYPADIRRTLAQASAPAVLVTTPLQISALLQSGLDIPPIRRIISASAPLEQSLAQEAEKTLATEVMEIYGSTETGSIATRRTISGATWTLYDGLRLEETAQGRTVLHTPGVQDYVLNDIVEMDGLRHFRLVGRVGDLIKLAGKRTSLAGLNAVLTGLENVRDGAFLPPPEQADGATVRMQVFAVAPGLTGEEVLAALRQQIDPVFLPRRVVLLDAMPRNAVGKLTLGALRRLALAHGGEAEIGAFTIAADHPCLPGHFPGAPIVPGVILLDEIFALAGQTVSTLEQAKFLRPVRPGEEVSVSISHADPQRFRFVGRVEGAVAVRGVARHRPS; the protein is encoded by the coding sequence ATGGCGACGCACGATCTCTCCTTGGTCGCCGATCCGTCACGAGTGGTTTTCTCCACGCCTGACGGGCTTATCAGCGGATGGGGAGTACTGCGCGCGGCTTCCCGTATCAGCCATATTCTGCCGCAGCGCCCCGTTCTCAATCTCTGCCGCAATCCTTATCACTTCACGGTCGTGATGCTCGCGGCATTGCTGCGAGGGCAATATTGCCTGCTCTCCAGCGATCACACGCCAACACGCCTGAATGCCCTGCGCCAAGAATACGACGCCACCTGCGTGGGTATGAAGGGCGATTTTTCATCGGAAGTGGAGGGCGTCCTGCTGGCGGAGCCGGATACTTCCGGCCAAGAGGAATTGCCACCGCCCGTGCTGGAAGCCGAGCGCCTTATCGCGGTAGTTTTTACATCCGGAAGCACCGGGATTCCGGTGGCGCATCGGAAATATTGGGGGCCGTTGGTCGAGCGCAGTCATGCTGCTTTGGCATTGCTCGATCCCGCCCTTGAAGCTGCCATCATGATCGGCACCGTACCGCCTTATCATATGTATGGTTTCGAGACGTTGGTGCTCCAGGCGTTACATACGCGGATTTCCACCGCATCCGACCCGCACTTCTATCCGGCGGATATTCGGCGCACGCTTGCGCAGGCTTCTGCCCCGGCAGTTCTCGTGACGACGCCGCTGCAAATCAGCGCTTTGCTTCAATCCGGGCTGGATATTCCGCCGATCCGCCGCATCATTTCCGCTTCCGCACCGCTTGAACAATCTTTGGCGCAGGAAGCCGAGAAAACCCTCGCCACGGAAGTCATGGAAATATACGGCTCCACGGAGACGGGATCGATCGCAACGCGCCGCACTATTTCCGGTGCGACATGGACGCTTTACGATGGGCTGCGTCTTGAAGAAACCGCGCAAGGCCGCACCGTGCTGCATACGCCCGGCGTTCAGGATTATGTTCTGAACGATATCGTGGAAATGGACGGCCTACGCCATTTTCGCCTCGTCGGCCGTGTGGGTGATTTGATCAAGCTGGCTGGCAAGCGAACCTCCCTGGCCGGATTGAACGCTGTTCTCACCGGCCTGGAAAATGTGCGAGACGGCGCGTTTCTGCCTCCGCCGGAACAAGCCGATGGTGCGACGGTCCGCATGCAGGTTTTTGCTGTTGCGCCGGGCTTGACGGGCGAAGAAGTGCTTGCGGCGTTGCGCCAGCAAATCGATCCGGTATTTCTGCCGCGCCGGGTGGTGTTGCTGGACGCCATGCCGCGCAACGCCGTGGGCAAATTGACGCTGGGAGCGCTGCGTCGGCTTGCGCTCGCCCATGGCGGCGAGGCCGAGATTGGTGCTTTTACGATTGCCGCCGATCATCCTTGCTTGCCGGGACATTTCCCCGGCGCACCGATCGTGCCCGGCGTCATTTTGCTCGACGAAATCTTCGCTCTGGCGGGGCAGACCGTTTCGACCCTCGAACAGGCGAAGTTTCTCCGTCCCGTGCGCCCAGGCGAGGAAGTGTCGGTCAGTATCTCTCATGCCGACCCGCAGCGTTTCCGTTTCGTCGGGCGGGTCGAGGGGGCCGTCGCCGTTCGTGGGGTGGCGCGGCACCGCCCATCATGA
- a CDS encoding LpxL/LpxP family acyltransferase, protein MNAAGAKSGWMGPERGSGPAMRLLLWIALRLGYPVASCLLWPVALYYVAAHSKGRRASRAYLTRLLGKPARLPDIARHLYAFCAITLDRIFLLTGRFDSRKIHIEGLDVLVSAIDGGKGCFLLGAHIGSFDVLRIIGRHSPVRLRMLMYRRYVGMATKLLERLDPDYMGSIIEIGRPDTMLRVAECFERGEVVGALADRAPYGEKCLTVPFLGQPARLPTGPLRVAATLGVPVVLFSALRRADGGYDVRFELLAERIELQGNRVEREDILRGWLGRYAAWMEALCRRDPFSWFNYFDFWQNAA, encoded by the coding sequence ATGAACGCGGCGGGCGCGAAAAGCGGGTGGATGGGGCCTGAACGTGGGAGCGGTCCGGCCATGCGCCTGTTGCTTTGGATCGCGCTTCGGTTGGGGTATCCGGTGGCTTCCTGCTTGTTGTGGCCGGTCGCGCTCTATTACGTCGCAGCCCACAGCAAGGGGCGTCGCGCTTCCCGCGCTTATCTGACACGTCTCCTCGGCAAGCCCGCCCGTCTGCCGGATATCGCACGCCATCTTTACGCCTTCTGCGCCATTACGCTGGATCGTATTTTTCTGCTGACGGGGCGTTTCGACAGCCGCAAAATCCACATCGAAGGTCTGGATGTTCTTGTGAGCGCCATCGACGGGGGGAAGGGCTGCTTTCTGCTCGGCGCGCATATCGGATCGTTCGATGTGTTGCGCATCATAGGCCGTCATTCCCCCGTGCGCCTGCGCATGTTGATGTATCGCCGCTATGTCGGCATGGCCACCAAACTGCTCGAACGGCTCGATCCCGATTACATGGGGAGCATTATCGAAATCGGGCGGCCCGATACGATGTTGCGCGTCGCCGAGTGTTTCGAGCGTGGCGAGGTCGTCGGTGCGCTGGCGGATCGTGCGCCTTACGGCGAAAAATGCCTTACCGTGCCGTTTCTCGGCCAGCCTGCGCGGTTGCCGACCGGGCCGCTGCGTGTGGCCGCAACGCTCGGCGTGCCGGTTGTTCTGTTCAGTGCCTTGCGGCGCGCCGATGGCGGCTACGATGTGCGTTTCGAACTCCTGGCGGAGCGGATCGAATTGCAGGGAAATCGCGTCGAGCGCGAGGACATCTTGCGTGGCTGGCTCGGGCGTTATGCCGCCTGGATGGAAGCGCTTTGTCGCCGCGACCCGTTTTCCTGGTTCAATTATTTCGATTTCTGGCAGAATGCCGCATGA